A portion of the Mauremys reevesii isolate NIE-2019 linkage group 18, ASM1616193v1, whole genome shotgun sequence genome contains these proteins:
- the KREMEN1 gene encoding kremen protein 1 isoform X3: MECPAATVALALSGLALTFCFERLYSECYTANGADYRGTQNQTSLHAGRPCLFWNETFQHPYNTLKYPNGEGGLGEHNYCRNPDGDVSPWCYIAECEDGVYWKYCEIPSCRMPGNLGCYKDYGDPPLTGISETSNKLTIQTCISFCRNQQFKLAGMESGYACFCGNNPDYWRYGEAVSTECNSVCFGDHTQPCGGDGRVILFDTLIGACGGNYTSPTSVIYSPDFPDTYATGRVCYWTIQIPGASQIQFDFTLFDIKDSTDMVEVLDGYTYHVLARFDGRNRPPISFNVSLDFVILYFFSDQINQAQGFAVVYRATKEKLHQDITTVNQKFTEVITEQANLRINAAQSSKLLYVITTSPSHPPSIMPEWTVYGLTALLILTVSAILAKILLHFIMKVKSIL, encoded by the exons AATGTTACACGGCAAATGGGGCGGACTATCGGGGCACTCAGAACCAAACCTCCTTGCATGCGGGGAGACCTTGTCTCTTTTGGAATGAGACTTTCCAGCATCCTTACAATACCCTGAAATATCCCAACGGAGAGGGCGGGCTTGGAGAGCACAACTACTGCAG GAACCCTGATGGAGATGTCAGCCCCTGGTGTTACATTGCAGAGTGTGAAGATGGAGTGTATTGGAAATACTGTGAGATTCCGTCTTGCCGAA TGCCTGGGAATCTTGGCTGTTACAAGGACTACGGAGATCCACCTCTTACTGGCATCAGTGAGACCTCAAACAAACTCACTATCCAAACCTGCATCAGCTTCTGCCGAAATCAACAGTTCAAG TTGGCAGGCATGGAGTCAGGCTATGCCTGTTTCTGTGGGAATAACCCTGACTATTGGCGGTATGGGGAGGCAGTCAGCACAGAATGCAACAGTGTCTGTTTTGGCGACCATACCCAACCCTGTGGTGGCGATGGCAGGGTGATCCTCTTTGACA CCCTCATTGGTGCCTGTGGAGGGAACTACACCTCCCCAACATCTGTGATCTATTCCCCAGATTTCCCTGACACCTATGCCACAGGCAGGGTCTGCTACTGGACCATACAAATTCCAGGAGCATCTCAGATCCAGTTCGACTTCACTCTCTTTGACATCAAGGACTCCACAGACATGGTGGAGGTGCTGGATGGCTACACCTATCATGTGCTGGCTCGTTTTGATGGCAGGAACCGGCCTCCTATCTCTTTTAATGTCTCTTTGGATTTTgtcattttgtattttttctcAGATCAAATCAATCAGGCCCAGGGATTTGCTGTCGTGTACAGAG CTACCAAAGAAAAGCTACATCAGGACATTACTACAGTCAATCAGAAATTTACTGAGGTGATAACTGAACAAGCAAATCTCCGTATCAATGCAGCCCAGTCTTCAAAGCTACTTTATGTCATCACAACCAGCCCGAGTCATCCCCCTAGCATCATGCCTG AGTGGACAGTATATGGCCTCACAGCTCTCCTCATCCTAACAGTCTCAGCCATATTGGCAAAGATACTTCTGCATTTCATAATGAA